One stretch of Arachis duranensis cultivar V14167 chromosome 1, aradu.V14167.gnm2.J7QH, whole genome shotgun sequence DNA includes these proteins:
- the LOC107488331 gene encoding autophagy-related protein 16, producing MAKTCKSQEEIANDAIKNALKALRKRHLLEEAAHRPAFEALSRPIASQGSEWKEKAESLQLELQQCYKAQSRLSEQLVVEVAESRALKASVQVKETAIAEMQKELTEVREERSQLKLDLEQKIKALELVMSENSELKAQLEQMTTKANKAEAENKMLIDRWMLEKMKDAERLNEANALYEDMVQRLKASGLEQLARQQVDGIVRRSEEGAEFFLESNIPSTCKYRLNAHEGGCAAILFEYNSSRLITGGQDRSVKVWDTNTGTVSSNLHGCLGSVLDLCITHDNRSVIAASSSNNLYVWDLNSGRVRHTLTGHTEKVCAVDVSKVSSRHVVSAAYDRTIKVWDLMKGYCTNTIIFHSNCNALSFSMDGQTIFSGHVDGNLRLWDIQTGKLLSEVAAHSLAVTSISLSRNGNVVLTSGRDNLHNLFDVRSLEVCGTLRASGNRVASNWSRSCISPDDNHVAAGSADGSVYIWSISKGDIVSTLKEHSSSVLCCKWSGMGKPLASADKNGTVCVWT from the exons ATGGCAAAAACTTGCAAGTCGCAAGAAGAAATCGCGAACGATGCGATCAAGAACGCTTTGAAGGCTCTACGGAAGCGGCATTTGCTCGAAGAAGCCGCTCATCGCCCCGCTTTTGAAGCTCTCTCAAGACCCATCGCTTCCCAG GGTTCTGAGTGGAAAGAGAAAGCAGAGAGTCTTCAGTTAGAACTTCAGCAATGCTACAAAGCTCAGTCTCGGCTGTCCGAGCAGCTTGTTGTCGAAGTAGCCGAGTCTAGAGCTTTGAAAGCTTCGGTCCAGGTGAAAGAAACTGCAATTGCCGAAATGCAAAAGGAGTTGACCGAAGTGAG GGAAGAGCGCTCTCAATTAAAGTTGGACTTGGAACAAAAGATTAAGGCTCTTGAATTGGTTATGAGTGAGAATTCGGAACTCAAAGCACAACTAGAGCAGATGACTACCAAAGCCAACAAAGCCGAAGCTGAAAATAAGATGTTGATTGATCGTTGGATGTTAGAAAAGATGAAGGATGCTGAACGCCTCAATGAG GCTAATGCGCTGTATGAAGACATGGTTCAGCGGCTAAAAGCCAGTGGTTTAGAACAACTTGCTAGGCAGCAGGTGGATGGCATAGTTCGTCGAAGCGAAGAAGGTGCTGAATTCTTTTTAGAGTCGAATATCCCTTCCACATGTAAATACAGGCTCAATGCACATGAAGGTGGTTGTGCTGCCATATTGTTTGAGTATAATTCTAGTAGATTGATCACTGGGGGACAGGATAGGTCTGTTAAAGTGTGGGATACAAATACAGGAACTGTAAGTTCTAATCTTCATGGCTGCCTTGGTTCTGTGTTAGATCTCTGTATCACCCATGATAATCGATCTGTCATTGCTGCAAGCAGCTCAAACAACTTGTATGTTTGGGATCTCAATTCAGGCCGAGTCCGTCATACCCTTACTGGCCACACCGAAAAAGTTTGTGCTGTTGATGTTAGCAAGGTTTCAAGTCGTCATGTTGTCAGTGCGGCTTATGATCGTACTATAAAAGTTTGGGACTTGATGAAAGGCTACTGCACTAACACAATCATTTTCCACAGCAACTGCAATGCTCTTTCCTTCAGCATGGATGGGCAGACCATATTTTCTGGACATGTTGATGGTAATCTTCGGCTATGGGACATTCAGACCGGCAAGCTACTTAGTGAGGTTGCTGCACATTCACTTGCTGTCACATCAATATCCCTTTCTAGAAATGGAAATGTTGTATTGACCAGTGGAAGGGATAACTTGCATAATTTGTTTGATGTGCGATCATTGGAAGTTTGCGGCACTCTGAGAGCCTCAGGTAACAGAGTGGCTTCTAATTGGAGTCGCTCCTGTATTAGCCCAGATGACAATCATGTTGCTGCTGGATCTGCTGATGGTTCTGTCTATATTTGGTCGATATCTAAAGGCGATATTGTCAGTACTCTGAAGGAACACAGTTCTTCTGTTCTGTGTTGTAAGTGGAGTGGAATGGGGAAACCCCTAGCTTCAGCTGACAAGAATGGAACTGTTTGCGTCTGGACATGA